The DNA region GATTTGAATTCCATGGCACCTTTCTTCCCTTGAACGCCAGTACTGCAAAGGTTACAATAGTATTAGAATAATCCCGGATAAAGGAAGCAGCCTTAGAACAGCCGAGTTTCAGGAGTTCATTTGCCAGCTTCTTCAATCCATCCACCGTGGAGTTGATCCTTCCTTTCAATGCATCCAAATCCCCATCCTTTCTATGTTTCTCCACTGAATTCTTCAGTGAAAAGAGGAGGGTTTCCAGCATTCTGATTATCCCTTTCCTATCTTCCAGCGTCATTTCCCTGTCCTGCCATAGCTTAAAGCTGGTATCGCGGAGCACGTGGATCAAATCCAGCTGAAATCTCCTTTCGCCTTTCACAAGCGCATTTCTCATCTCTCTATCGGCATCACCGATGATTACCGCCTCCTTATCCAATGCAGCAGCCTCCTCGAGTTTGCTTGCCGTTTCCTTCCAGGGTTTATTCACCCTTGCGTCCAGGAGAACCTTTTTCCCATTACTTACGCCCAGAACAACATTCACGCGATTTTTGCTCTTCCCTTTCTCCTGTGAATGGGTCTTAGTGCCATCAGCAAATGCAACTTCGACACTTGCATCTGTGATCTCATCCCTGTTGAACGTTTTGATCTTCTCGCCGTACTCGATAACCCTACGGTTTATTGTGCATGCAGAAGGGAAGTCTTTTATGAACTGCTTCCCCTCTTTCACCGCATCTCGATAGGTGAGCCTGGTAGCAAGCTCAGCGCTAATCATAGAAATGTCCTCTTGATAGACCTTCTTTCCATCAAATTCTACTCTATCTTCCACGGGCAAGAAGATCTTCTCTTCCTCTTTATCCCTAGCCCTGTGCAACCTGAGATTGAGTTTTCCCACAGATGTCACAGGATGGCGTTCTACACTGCCAGCACGCTGGTATCTCTTCTTGCTATTACCTCTGGCATACTTTCCCCCACAGTATTTCTCAATCAGCTCTTCATCCACTCTTTCAATTACCGCTTCTGTTACCTTCTGTTCTAATCCAAGTTCCTTCACCGCAGTTGCTACATTACCGACCGATACCTTTTTATTCCCATCAAACGTTATTTTTA from Methanophagales archaeon includes:
- a CDS encoding transposase, which translates into the protein MDITVSLQIKITFDGNKKVSVGNVATAVKELGLEQKVTEAVIERVDEELIEKYCGGKYARGNSKKRYQRAGSVERHPVTSVGKLNLRLHRARDKEEEKIFLPVEDRVEFDGKKVYQEDISMISAELATRLTYRDAVKEGKQFIKDFPSACTINRRVIEYGEKIKTFNRDEITDASVEVAFADGTKTHSQEKGKSKNRVNVVLGVSNGKKVLLDARVNKPWKETASKLEEAAALDKEAVIIGDADREMRNALVKGERRFQLDLIHVLRDTSFKLWQDREMTLEDRKGIIRMLETLLFSLKNSVEKHRKDGDLDALKGRINSTVDGLKKLANELLKLGCSKAASFIRDYSNTIVTFAVLAFKGRKVPWNSNLIERLMGETSKRTKHKWMRWTTKGLETILNLILARYVSEESYLVFKHRIMKSDNLRFIKGEVEIISAGGE